A window from Candidatus Bathyarchaeia archaeon encodes these proteins:
- a CDS encoding class I SAM-dependent methyltransferase produces MSKSSHKFHEEIQSVKTFEQDLKKDREEYIIDVLEYTQKSFDDVYRDVYRGEILMRDEWNEKNPQTPEEIHKFYKETKNYLFDLGNWHFGSHRRFDVKLLAYCLESRSKKVLDFGAGIGQNAYMLAREGIEVVVADVDSYTLDFAEWRFKKHHVPATFWRVDKEPAPNEKFDMILCFDVLEHIPLEEAKKTVELLGSLKAPRAKVLLTAPFEKTSLNPMHFNRNEELDKLIQKFLSKDVLYTSEDVLYTKILEKIMTKAA; encoded by the coding sequence GTGAGCAAATCCTCTCACAAGTTTCATGAGGAAATTCAGAGTGTAAAGACTTTCGAGCAAGATTTGAAGAAAGACAGAGAGGAGTACATAATCGACGTGTTAGAATATACCCAGAAAAGTTTTGATGATGTGTACAGAGATGTGTACAGAGGAGAAATATTAATGAGGGATGAATGGAATGAAAAGAATCCACAGACTCCAGAGGAAATACACAAGTTTTACAAGGAGACAAAGAACTATCTCTTTGACTTGGGAAATTGGCACTTTGGAAGCCATAGACGGTTTGATGTTAAGCTTTTAGCATATTGTTTAGAATCAAGATCAAAGAAAGTTCTCGATTTCGGAGCAGGAATAGGTCAGAATGCGTATATGTTGGCAAGGGAAGGGATTGAAGTAGTTGTTGCAGATGTGGATTCTTACACGCTGGATTTTGCAGAATGGAGATTCAAGAAACATCACGTACCAGCAACGTTCTGGAGAGTGGACAAAGAACCAGCACCGAATGAGAAGTTTGATATGATACTATGTTTTGACGTTCTTGAACATATACCTTTGGAAGAGGCAAAGAAAACAGTTGAATTATTGGGCTCATTAAAAGCTCCAAGAGCAAAGGTGCTTCTGACTGCACCCTTTGAAAAGACGAGCTTGAATCCGATGCATTTCAATCGGAACGAAGAACTTGACAAGCTTATACAGAAATTTCTAAGTAAAGATGTCTTGTACACAAGTGAAGATGTCTTATATACAAAAATACTCGAAAAAATAATGACAAAAGCCGCTTGA
- a CDS encoding GNAT family protein: MLEGKNVNLRLMEKEDLPLFAQWFNSAEWFGEYGSPSQHSLAGLEEWLNSAFFETRVFVIEKKDGSRVGYVWHFNVVAPYMQMLEIGYGLVASERRKGYGTEAAQLIVDYLFLTKNVARIQATTHPKNVVSQRVLEKVGFRREGILRKPHLIRGEWTDLFIFSILREEWKEPRILTKTR; the protein is encoded by the coding sequence TTGCTTGAAGGCAAGAATGTGAATCTGCGATTGATGGAGAAAGAGGACCTGCCACTGTTTGCACAATGGTTCAACAGCGCTGAATGGTTTGGTGAATACGGGAGTCCGTCGCAGCATTCTCTGGCTGGATTGGAGGAGTGGCTCAATAGCGCCTTTTTCGAAACGAGGGTCTTTGTCATCGAGAAGAAAGACGGAAGCAGAGTTGGCTACGTCTGGCATTTTAACGTGGTTGCGCCCTATATGCAGATGCTAGAAATAGGCTATGGTCTCGTCGCCAGTGAGAGAAGAAAAGGCTATGGCACTGAAGCTGCACAGCTTATAGTGGACTATCTTTTTCTCACGAAGAACGTTGCTCGAATACAGGCAACAACTCACCCAAAGAATGTGGTTTCTCAGAGGGTTCTAGAAAAAGTTGGGTTCAGAAGAGAAGGCATCTTGAGAAAACCTCATCTTATCAGGGGAGAGTGGACTGATCTGTTCATCTTCAGCATTCTCAGAGAAGAATGGAAAGAGCCGAGAATACTAACAAAAACAAGATGA
- a CDS encoding protein kinase, giving the protein MSSLSSLQNGRYVVLKKLGEGGKGIVYKARDTVLNRVVAIKMLKTTVAGEDAHSRFLREAQMVGTLNHPNVVSIHDIGKEDDKQFFVLEFVDGMSLRELMGTYPEGKCDIQTILRIGIDVCGALQYAHSQGVLHRDIKPENVMLNREDTAKLMDFGLAKMLGQPSLTQEGIIVGTVAYVAPEIALGRGADARSDLYSFGAVLYEAVTGKPPFVGEDAVKVIFSHIHDVPVSPTKLNVKVPHALSDCIMRLLEKEPEKRYPSASDLLKVLRDIAEGFLRDVYAPSGKPAVVVPGSRPVAAKEIQLVDRADEMNLLREAVDRAVRGEGGLVFLYGEAGIGKTRLARELRAYAHLRGMRVLYGRCPALFRMDGVPPYVLWSEVVRDYLENCSPEQLYHVVGFYPAEIAKIVPELRQKLGAIPQSFPISPEMEQNRLFEAFSQFIGNISKEAPLLVVLDDLQWTDSTSLLLLHYLARGAHRSSLLLLGAYRSTDIDSKHPLTAVLTELNRERLLQSVSLKRMSLNEISEMIKQTLEQDDVSAEFCRLVFEKTRGNPFFAEEVIKSLKEEEVIHREKDGWSIGEVSRIEFPETVKSVVKARIERLDEECQSALTFASFIGNDFTCEALAAVTGIEENKLLEVIEKLLKTGLVKHKVIRGEDVCSFADIIIRDVVYEEVSPFRRKKLHNTVGCALEQVYAKRIDEHFGELALHFLESGDKEKALDYFLKAGERAAKIYANSEAASYFESALRLLEERDGELQRKALVLERLGDIKKLSGEFDACLKYWDEALLLLAKLNEKQRISALHKKMAFVLWDTLGEVERAREHHETSLKILEAEPECIELARLYNDMAHMYWRNGQTSKALSLAEKALVIAEKLNALDAVAYSYDVMSQCLGFLGGIKKGREYANRALNIALENNYLEIAVLSYCRVAGFFHFEEYQERLEYLEKGLALAKKLGSLSRQVLFLSWLSIEYRDRGELDKAVTFGEDALELGNRINDRTYLPSCFFILGEAFLKKGEWDKGEQYCAKGLEQARELKEFQPVAEGHLGFGRLHFDRGEYAKAKESLEEAMKICKEAEAKTYEVYISLLLVPALVELSEFEEAQDLIDGVQKFAVGTEEKYLVAFSKALKAMLLRAQKKYAESIGLFEKSVQELESMDARMWDAYGFARWILCEYARVYLERNQEGDKEKAHNLLNQALEMFQKMGAKKDIEKILVKKKLLTS; this is encoded by the coding sequence TTGTCGTCTCTATCGAGTTTGCAGAATGGCAGGTACGTTGTTCTGAAGAAGTTGGGCGAGGGTGGAAAAGGCATCGTGTACAAGGCTAGAGACACTGTTCTGAACCGTGTTGTAGCCATAAAGATGCTCAAGACCACAGTGGCGGGAGAGGACGCGCATTCACGGTTCTTACGTGAGGCTCAGATGGTTGGCACGCTTAATCATCCGAACGTTGTTTCCATTCATGACATTGGGAAGGAGGACGATAAGCAGTTTTTTGTGCTTGAGTTTGTAGACGGGATGAGTCTTCGCGAGCTTATGGGTACGTATCCTGAGGGCAAGTGTGACATTCAGACGATTTTGAGAATCGGCATTGATGTTTGTGGTGCGTTGCAGTATGCGCATTCTCAGGGTGTTCTGCATCGGGACATTAAGCCTGAGAACGTGATGCTTAATCGTGAAGATACTGCGAAGTTGATGGACTTTGGCTTAGCTAAGATGCTTGGGCAGCCGAGCCTCACTCAAGAAGGCATTATTGTTGGCACAGTTGCCTATGTGGCTCCTGAGATTGCCTTGGGTCGTGGTGCAGATGCAAGGTCTGATTTGTATTCGTTTGGTGCGGTTCTTTACGAGGCTGTTACAGGCAAGCCTCCGTTTGTTGGCGAGGACGCGGTGAAGGTCATTTTTAGTCATATTCATGATGTTCCCGTGTCGCCGACTAAGTTGAACGTGAAGGTTCCGCATGCTTTGTCTGACTGTATTATGAGGCTTTTGGAGAAAGAGCCGGAGAAGAGGTATCCGAGTGCGTCCGATCTGCTTAAGGTGTTGAGGGACATCGCTGAAGGCTTTTTGAGAGATGTTTATGCTCCTTCGGGAAAGCCTGCGGTTGTTGTTCCCGGTTCTCGTCCTGTTGCTGCAAAGGAGATTCAGCTTGTCGATAGGGCTGATGAGATGAATCTTCTCCGAGAAGCAGTTGACAGAGCTGTCCGGGGCGAAGGTGGTCTTGTTTTTCTCTACGGCGAAGCGGGTATTGGCAAGACAAGGTTGGCTAGGGAGCTTAGAGCTTATGCGCATTTGCGGGGCATGCGGGTTCTTTATGGAAGATGCCCTGCGTTGTTTAGGATGGATGGTGTTCCTCCCTACGTCTTATGGAGCGAAGTTGTTAGAGACTATTTGGAAAATTGCAGTCCGGAGCAGTTGTACCATGTTGTGGGCTTTTATCCAGCTGAGATTGCGAAAATTGTTCCTGAGCTTAGGCAGAAGCTTGGTGCCATTCCTCAGTCTTTTCCTATAAGTCCTGAGATGGAGCAGAATCGGCTGTTTGAAGCGTTTTCTCAGTTTATCGGCAACATTTCTAAGGAGGCTCCGTTGCTTGTGGTTCTTGATGATTTGCAGTGGACTGATTCGACTTCGCTTCTGCTTCTTCATTATTTGGCTCGGGGTGCGCATCGGAGTTCTTTGCTTCTTTTGGGCGCTTACCGGAGCACTGACATTGACTCTAAGCATCCGTTGACTGCGGTTTTGACCGAGTTGAACAGGGAGCGCCTGCTGCAATCTGTTTCTTTGAAGCGCATGTCTCTGAACGAAATCTCCGAAATGATCAAGCAGACATTGGAGCAAGATGACGTTTCAGCAGAATTCTGTAGACTGGTCTTCGAGAAAACTAGGGGCAATCCGTTTTTCGCTGAGGAAGTAATCAAGTCGCTGAAGGAAGAAGAGGTAATTCATCGAGAGAAAGACGGATGGAGCATTGGGGAGGTTTCAAGGATTGAGTTTCCTGAGACTGTCAAGAGTGTTGTGAAGGCTAGAATAGAGCGGCTGGATGAAGAGTGCCAGAGTGCTTTGACTTTTGCTTCGTTTATTGGTAATGATTTCACTTGTGAAGCTTTGGCTGCTGTTACCGGCATTGAAGAAAACAAATTGCTTGAAGTGATTGAGAAGCTTCTGAAAACAGGATTGGTTAAGCACAAGGTGATTCGAGGAGAAGATGTGTGCTCCTTTGCCGACATCATCATCAGAGACGTTGTTTACGAAGAGGTCAGTCCCTTCAGGCGCAAGAAACTCCACAACACTGTAGGATGCGCTCTAGAGCAGGTTTATGCTAAGAGGATTGATGAGCACTTTGGCGAGTTAGCCTTACACTTTCTCGAGAGCGGCGACAAAGAAAAGGCTCTTGACTACTTCCTGAAGGCTGGAGAAAGAGCTGCAAAGATTTATGCCAACAGTGAGGCTGCTTCTTACTTCGAATCTGCTCTCAGGCTTCTTGAGGAAAGGGATGGTGAGCTTCAACGAAAGGCGTTGGTGTTGGAGCGATTGGGAGACATTAAGAAACTTTCTGGAGAGTTTGATGCATGCTTGAAGTATTGGGACGAAGCGTTGCTGTTACTGGCTAAGTTGAATGAAAAGCAACGGATTTCGGCGTTGCACAAGAAAATGGCTTTTGTACTTTGGGACACGCTTGGTGAGGTGGAAAGAGCCAGAGAACATCATGAAACCAGCTTGAAGATCTTGGAGGCTGAGCCTGAATGCATTGAATTGGCTCGCCTCTATAATGATATGGCTCACATGTATTGGCGCAACGGACAGACGTCGAAAGCTCTTTCTTTGGCGGAAAAAGCACTCGTAATAGCTGAAAAGCTCAACGCTCTTGACGCAGTTGCCTATTCATACGATGTAATGTCGCAATGTTTGGGTTTTCTCGGAGGCATCAAGAAAGGGCGTGAGTATGCGAATAGAGCTTTGAACATAGCCTTGGAAAACAATTATTTGGAAATAGCCGTGCTCTCATACTGCAGAGTAGCCGGTTTTTTTCACTTTGAAGAGTACCAAGAACGCCTAGAATATCTTGAGAAAGGACTTGCGCTCGCGAAGAAGCTAGGAAGCCTGAGTAGGCAAGTGCTCTTTTTGAGTTGGTTGTCAATAGAATATCGGGATAGAGGAGAGCTGGACAAGGCGGTGACTTTCGGAGAGGACGCACTTGAGCTAGGCAACAGAATCAACGATAGGACCTATTTGCCATCCTGCTTTTTCATTCTTGGAGAAGCTTTCCTAAAGAAAGGAGAATGGGACAAAGGCGAACAATATTGTGCCAAAGGTTTGGAACAAGCTCGGGAGTTGAAGGAATTCCAACCTGTAGCTGAGGGTCACTTGGGTTTTGGGCGCTTGCATTTTGACCGAGGGGAATACGCGAAGGCAAAGGAATCACTTGAAGAAGCGATGAAGATATGCAAAGAGGCTGAAGCAAAGACCTATGAAGTATATATCTCTCTGCTTCTAGTTCCAGCGCTTGTTGAGCTTAGCGAGTTTGAAGAAGCTCAAGACCTAATCGATGGCGTGCAGAAGTTCGCTGTCGGGACAGAGGAAAAATACCTGGTTGCCTTCTCGAAGGCACTGAAGGCTATGCTGCTTCGCGCCCAGAAGAAATACGCAGAATCCATTGGACTCTTCGAGAAATCCGTTCAAGAGCTTGAATCTATGGATGCAAGAATGTGGGATGCCTACGGTTTTGCCAGATGGATTCTCTGCGAGTATGCTCGTGTGTATTTGGAGAGAAACCAGGAGGGCGACAAGGAAAAGGCTCACAATCTTCTCAACCAAGCGTTGGAGATGTTCCAGAAGATGGGCGCCAAGAAAGACATAGAAAAAATACTGGTCAAGAAGAAGCTGCTCACATCCTAA
- a CDS encoding serine hydrolase domain-containing protein — MSEKIIVERGLAAKFDKYLSRITPFGFSGAFLAARDKKIFFNKGYGLAIREKSIPNTADTVFCVGSITKQFTAAAIMTLEMKGKLKTEHSITEYFSNVPKDKQQVTLHNLLTHTAGVINFTGEDYVVAYRDETVKKALDAPLLFLPETRYEYSNAGYSLLGAIVEIVSGQPYEEYLHEHLFKPSRMFFTGYRIPNWHKRTVATWYLGEKSFRLNLSEHDQPHWNVIGNGEILSTTNDMHKWYLALKGDKILSAEAKKKLFTPFMNNYAYGWSILATERGKVIQHDGGSDLGSSALFTWFVDHDTLTVLFCNQSYGKNPLISPLRDKIERLLFGKEVGFPPITRKSRLSDMKSFKGTYRLPTGGQLILQIDAGYLTLTAVGQDAVNSVFSLSNENTAELNDLTNRTVRMVNAVLKGDYEYGKKELNDEERMKGWRRLLLDRLSISENKVNQIETIILGGLTWPRSEDTMEIVVKVTRDKYEVRFGLLWRNGKLWGLTTGPDTFTMRVLPISTRIYAGYDLGTAKNAKLSFHINKQGHVTELTIHRKMGNLKASKV, encoded by the coding sequence TTGAGCGAGAAGATCATTGTTGAGCGCGGGTTAGCTGCCAAGTTTGACAAGTATCTCAGTAGAATTACGCCTTTTGGTTTTTCAGGCGCATTCTTGGCTGCTAGGGACAAGAAGATCTTTTTCAACAAAGGATACGGCTTGGCTATCCGAGAAAAAAGCATCCCTAACACTGCTGACACGGTTTTCTGTGTTGGCTCGATTACGAAGCAGTTCACTGCGGCTGCGATCATGACACTAGAGATGAAGGGCAAGCTCAAGACAGAACACAGCATTACTGAGTACTTCTCCAACGTGCCTAAGGATAAGCAGCAGGTCACGCTTCACAATCTGTTAACGCACACAGCTGGAGTCATCAACTTCACAGGCGAAGACTACGTAGTTGCTTATCGCGATGAGACTGTTAAGAAAGCTTTGGACGCGCCTCTGCTTTTTCTCCCAGAAACTCGCTATGAGTATTCAAATGCTGGTTACTCGCTTCTGGGCGCTATCGTTGAGATTGTTTCCGGACAGCCTTACGAGGAGTATCTGCATGAGCACTTGTTCAAGCCTTCTAGGATGTTCTTCACAGGCTATCGCATCCCAAACTGGCATAAGAGAACAGTTGCTACATGGTATTTGGGAGAAAAAAGCTTCAGACTAAACCTAAGCGAACATGACCAACCTCACTGGAACGTTATCGGCAACGGCGAAATACTGTCCACAACAAACGACATGCACAAATGGTACCTTGCGCTCAAAGGCGACAAAATCCTCTCAGCCGAAGCAAAAAAGAAGCTGTTCACGCCCTTCATGAACAACTATGCTTATGGCTGGAGCATTCTAGCCACTGAACGTGGAAAGGTTATCCAACACGACGGCGGCAGCGACTTGGGCAGCAGTGCTCTCTTCACATGGTTCGTAGACCACGACACGTTGACTGTCCTGTTCTGTAACCAGTCCTACGGTAAGAACCCTCTCATCTCTCCGTTAAGAGACAAAATAGAGAGACTGCTTTTCGGCAAAGAAGTAGGATTTCCCCCAATTACCCGCAAGTCACGCCTATCAGATATGAAGAGCTTTAAAGGAACATACAGACTGCCCACGGGAGGTCAACTCATCCTCCAAATTGATGCAGGCTACCTAACGCTCACAGCAGTTGGACAAGACGCTGTCAACTCCGTTTTCTCGCTTAGCAACGAAAACACAGCTGAACTCAACGACCTGACGAATCGAACGGTAAGAATGGTCAACGCTGTGCTGAAAGGAGATTACGAGTACGGCAAGAAGGAGTTGAACGACGAAGAAAGAATGAAGGGTTGGCGAAGACTGCTTCTCGACCGACTCAGTATCAGTGAGAACAAGGTAAACCAGATCGAGACCATTATCTTAGGCGGCTTGACTTGGCCACGCAGCGAGGACACCATGGAAATAGTCGTGAAGGTGACACGTGACAAATACGAGGTGAGATTCGGTTTGCTCTGGCGAAACGGAAAACTCTGGGGCTTAACTACAGGACCTGACACTTTCACAATGCGGGTTCTCCCGATTTCCACACGCATATACGCAGGCTACGATCTGGGCACAGCCAAGAACGCAAAGCTTAGTTTCCACATCAACAAGCAAGGTCACGTCACAGAACTGACCATTCATCGCAAAATGGGCAATCTGAAAGCCTCGAAAGTCTAG
- a CDS encoding ornithine carbamoyltransferase, whose translation MTPMHLLALKDWTPKRIVEVIDKSIEIKKNPARHRNTLSDKSLAMIFQKTSTRTRVSFEVAMTQLGGHALYLDWRTTNLVLADIRDETQYLSRNVDCIMARLMKHSDLQAMAEASRVPVINGCDEKYHPCQALADLMTIKEKKGKLKGVKLVYIGVHNNVCNSLIVGCTKTGVEITAVTPLRNEPSIDTGLLKAGEKTGLFHSTLDVKKAVKDADFVYTDTWVDMEFFTDPKFKDEKEKRIKLMMPYQINKDLMKGSKAYIMHDMPIHRGYEINADIIENPKSIIYQQSENRLHTAKAVLLKLLTGK comes from the coding sequence ATGACGCCCATGCACCTACTCGCCCTTAAAGATTGGACACCCAAGCGGATAGTAGAAGTAATAGACAAGTCAATAGAGATCAAGAAGAACCCGGCAAGACACCGCAATACCTTGAGCGACAAGTCGCTGGCAATGATTTTCCAGAAAACCTCGACTCGGACACGCGTTTCTTTCGAAGTGGCTATGACTCAGCTGGGCGGTCACGCCCTGTACTTGGACTGGAGAACTACCAACCTCGTTCTAGCTGACATTCGAGATGAAACCCAATACCTGTCTCGAAACGTTGACTGCATAATGGCTCGATTAATGAAGCACTCCGACTTGCAGGCTATGGCTGAAGCCTCACGAGTGCCAGTTATAAACGGTTGCGATGAGAAATATCACCCTTGCCAAGCCTTAGCTGACCTCATGACCATCAAAGAAAAAAAGGGCAAGTTGAAAGGCGTCAAACTCGTCTATATCGGCGTGCACAACAACGTGTGCAACTCGCTTATAGTAGGCTGCACAAAAACAGGCGTCGAAATCACAGCGGTCACGCCTTTGAGAAATGAGCCTTCAATCGACACGGGGCTTCTAAAGGCTGGGGAAAAAACAGGGCTATTCCACTCAACATTAGATGTCAAGAAAGCCGTTAAAGACGCTGATTTCGTTTACACTGACACATGGGTAGACATGGAGTTTTTCACCGACCCGAAATTCAAGGATGAGAAGGAAAAGCGAATCAAGCTTATGATGCCATATCAAATCAACAAAGACTTGATGAAAGGCAGCAAAGCCTACATCATGCACGACATGCCCATACACCGAGGCTACGAAATCAACGCTGACATCATAGAAAACCCAAAATCAATAATCTACCAGCAAAGCGAAAACCGACTGCACACGGCGAAGGCGGTTTTGCTGAAGCTATTGACTGGGAAATAA
- a CDS encoding D-aminoacyl-tRNA deacylase, with protein sequence MILIVASTKDVASMNIAQQIIEQHGFEKLPENFQGNNVYFKQVANGDVKLVFINEELIHSQYITEHLVPELVVFVSRHASVSGFPTLSVHVPGNLSEAELGGLNKRVSICPASAMKDAILELARKKDESNLPYEVSYECTHHGPSLDVPAMFVELGSSLEQWKDVKAAEAVAQAAMAAITRNSRYAAVLGVGGPHYNERFTRIALTTPWAFGHIISKYAAPSVEADVVKQCVQRTVEKVEAAFFDWKSLKAMDRNRIITALKELNVSVQRA encoded by the coding sequence ATGATTCTGATTGTAGCCTCAACCAAAGATGTCGCAAGCATGAACATTGCGCAACAGATCATAGAGCAGCATGGATTCGAAAAGCTTCCAGAGAACTTCCAAGGCAACAACGTGTACTTCAAGCAGGTCGCCAACGGCGACGTAAAACTGGTTTTCATAAACGAGGAACTCATTCACAGCCAGTACATTACAGAGCACCTTGTCCCTGAACTGGTCGTGTTTGTTTCCCGTCATGCCAGTGTAAGCGGCTTTCCAACTCTATCAGTGCATGTACCCGGGAATCTAAGTGAAGCAGAGCTAGGTGGGCTCAACAAACGGGTTTCAATTTGCCCCGCCAGCGCAATGAAAGACGCGATCCTAGAGCTGGCGAGAAAGAAGGATGAAAGCAACTTGCCTTACGAGGTCTCGTATGAATGTACGCATCACGGTCCATCGTTAGACGTGCCTGCAATGTTCGTGGAGTTAGGCAGCTCGCTGGAGCAGTGGAAAGACGTGAAGGCGGCTGAAGCTGTTGCTCAAGCAGCGATGGCAGCAATCACGAGGAACTCAAGATATGCTGCAGTTCTAGGCGTGGGCGGACCTCACTACAATGAAAGATTCACTCGAATCGCGCTAACCACACCATGGGCGTTTGGTCACATAATTTCGAAGTATGCGGCGCCCAGTGTAGAAGCGGATGTGGTTAAGCAGTGTGTTCAACGAACGGTGGAGAAAGTGGAAGCCGCATTCTTCGATTGGAAAAGCCTGAAAGCAATGGACAGAAACAGAATCATAACCGCATTGAAAGAACTCAACGTTTCGGTTCAGAGGGCTTAA
- a CDS encoding YhbY family RNA-binding protein translates to MITSKMKRRFKQKFSSERPTVWVGKEGSTAQIVNEISRQLDQHEVVKGRILQAALKDEDAKEVATRVAKETESTLVEVRGHTFILYRRKRKPKTAEKTVKPSEPKR, encoded by the coding sequence ATGATTACATCCAAGATGAAACGTCGGTTCAAACAGAAGTTCAGCAGCGAGAGACCCACAGTTTGGGTGGGCAAGGAAGGGTCGACTGCGCAGATTGTGAATGAAATCAGTAGGCAACTGGATCAACATGAAGTTGTGAAAGGAAGAATTCTGCAAGCTGCGCTCAAGGATGAAGATGCTAAGGAAGTAGCAACCAGAGTAGCCAAAGAGACAGAGTCAACCCTCGTTGAAGTTCGTGGACACACATTCATATTGTACCGACGCAAAAGAAAGCCGAAAACCGCAGAGAAAACCGTTAAGCCCTCTGAACCGAAACGTTGA
- a CDS encoding ribonuclease P, whose product MNETRHIALQRIRTLFELAKENIRKEPELAQRYAQIARRIAMRTRVRLPVEYRRLVCRHCKSFIYPGVNSRVRVHPRREPHVAVTCLVCGKTTRVPSRSREKKK is encoded by the coding sequence ATGAATGAAACTAGGCATATAGCGTTGCAGCGCATCCGCACTTTGTTTGAGCTTGCCAAAGAGAACATTCGCAAGGAGCCAGAGCTGGCGCAACGCTACGCCCAAATCGCAAGAAGAATAGCCATGCGAACACGAGTGAGATTGCCAGTTGAGTACAGGCGGCTTGTTTGCAGGCATTGTAAAAGCTTTATTTATCCAGGAGTCAACAGTCGTGTCCGCGTTCACCCTAGACGTGAACCTCACGTGGCAGTAACATGCCTAGTTTGTGGCAAAACCACGCGCGTACCATCGAGAAGCCGTGAGAAAAAGAAATGA
- a CDS encoding protease complex subunit PrcB family protein, translating to MKSEMRFSRKVVVGLLAGAALVSLVGATAYVWFFRIRTPVVYGESLEFWYSDETLNGAWLRIGVNQTTSRPAVDLTKGVFDVEVLVNNTSLRSAGVKVEIKAVDIATEGTTNFIGFNVTGVGFSWGAINWEQELQADSLNNWEIRYVLSSEAPLGYTGFSIDWTVSRFETVVQEKLEFATIDRGSHSGQINPAYFVIQDTETWIEVWNQHAQFMLDPPPPPSIDFSKHTVIAAFMGEVNTGGYAVNVYDLIDTGSSIVAKIEKTRPGPTCIVTQALTQPYHIVQIAKTDKPIFFDVVTKTIECP from the coding sequence ATGAAAAGTGAGATGAGGTTCTCAAGGAAAGTAGTGGTTGGGCTCTTAGCGGGCGCCGCCTTGGTTTCGCTTGTTGGCGCAACAGCATACGTGTGGTTTTTCCGCATCAGGACACCGGTTGTTTACGGCGAGTCGCTAGAGTTCTGGTATTCAGATGAAACGCTGAACGGTGCATGGCTGAGAATCGGAGTGAACCAGACGACATCGCGTCCAGCTGTAGATTTGACTAAAGGAGTCTTCGACGTAGAAGTACTAGTTAACAACACCAGCCTAAGATCGGCAGGAGTCAAAGTCGAGATCAAGGCCGTCGACATCGCCACGGAAGGAACAACGAACTTCATTGGTTTCAACGTCACTGGCGTGGGCTTCAGTTGGGGTGCTATAAATTGGGAGCAGGAGCTTCAAGCTGACAGCCTGAACAACTGGGAGATACGATATGTTTTGAGCAGCGAAGCACCGTTAGGATATACCGGTTTCAGCATCGACTGGACCGTAAGCCGCTTTGAGACAGTTGTGCAAGAAAAATTGGAGTTCGCAACTATTGACCGAGGCTCGCATTCTGGGCAAATCAACCCTGCCTACTTTGTTATTCAAGACACTGAAACTTGGATCGAAGTCTGGAACCAACATGCGCAGTTTATGCTGGATCCACCGCCTCCGCCTTCAATAGACTTTTCAAAGCACACGGTTATCGCAGCATTCATGGGAGAAGTCAACACAGGTGGGTATGCAGTCAATGTTTATGACCTGATCGATACGGGCTCATCAATAGTTGCCAAGATAGAGAAAACACGGCCTGGTCCCACCTGTATCGTGACGCAAGCGCTTACTCAACCGTATCACATCGTTCAAATAGCTAAGACTGACAAGCCAATCTTCTTTGATGTCGTCACGAAAACTATAGAATGTCCTTGA